A region of the Mesotoga infera genome:
AGAACGTACAAAAGCTCATATGTGCCAAATCTAACACCTGCTATAGTTGTTGACGAAGAAGAGTATTCGACATACACGCTTCTTGGTCTTGATGTCCATATGAGATTCATTGCCTCCAGCAATATCATAGATATTCCGAAAGTGAGTAGCAGCTGGTTCAAATGACCCGACTTTAGAACTCTCGTTACAGTCAGTTTATAGATCACTACTCCTAGCAAGAACAACAGAACGAAAACAGGAATTATGGACAGTAAAGGATCCATTCCCAGGTTTGTCGAAAAGAGATACACAAAATAGATCCCTAATGAGAG
Encoded here:
- a CDS encoding branched-chain amino acid ABC transporter permease — its product is MESISFLKKHRNVFLLIAVIVVVAIWKPHAAIYGLQRGSLYSLVGLPLSLTLGVVGIMNLAHGDFLSLGIYFVYLFSTNLGMDPLLSIIPVFVLLFLLGVVIYKLTVTRVLKSGHLNQLLLTFGISMILLEAMNLIWTSRPRSVYVEYSSSSTTIAGVRFGTYELLYVL